The following coding sequences lie in one Cricetulus griseus strain 17A/GY unplaced genomic scaffold, alternate assembly CriGri-PICRH-1.0 unplaced_scaffold_45, whole genome shotgun sequence genomic window:
- the LOC100755247 gene encoding PRAME family member 12 isoform X3, whose amino-acid sequence MGSGAPPTLLQLAVKSLQTNENVGISGLQQLPKELFPCLFKEVFTNRLTEMLTAMVARWPFACLPVGALMNVPDVAILKAVLNGLDTLLTQQFHLRQSMLRVLDLRNVHNVFWDVWPGVEGLQCLEGSFLPRYAQRQLLMVVTDFDLRLNLDEHQAYLLQWAQQRQSSVRLCCLKMTICGTSLEMIRMVMKTFQPCYLEQLDLSTNWNLITLSRFAPWFGQMRNLRKLHVSHIYMKRNKEDIEQKCVARFISQISKLNCLQNLSMNGVYISSERMKQLFRCLKSPLETLSINLCMLSQADMKHLSQCQWIFQLKHLQLHGVPLFHLSTIHLQFLLEHIADTLEILELEDCTIGDSQISSLLPALRKCSKLTRVNLYDNAISNSVMKEFLQGMSNISTLTEEFYPAPLECYDELGHILVQKLAKLCPDLLDILRHKRHPKNVSFGTHICPQCFQRCVYDVKTRLCHCFS is encoded by the exons ATGGGCTCTGGGGCCCCACCCACACTACTGCAACTGGCAGTGAAGAGTCTACAGACGAATGAGAATGTGGGCATCTCAGGACTGCAGCAGCTGCCCAAGGAGCTGTTCCCATGCCTGTTCAAAGAGGTCTTCACCAACAGACTTACAGAGATGCTGACAGCAATGGTGGCAAGATGGccctttgcctgcctgcctgttgggGCACTGATGAACGTTCCTGACGTGGCGATATTGAAAGCTGTTCTCAATGGTCTAGACACACTGCTGACACAGCAGTTTCACCTCAG ACAGTCAATGCTTCGAGTGCTGGACCTGAGGAACGTACACAATGTGTTCTGGGATGTTTGGCCTGGAGTAGAAGGTTTACAATGCTTAGAAGGGAGTTTCCTTCCTAGATATGCCCAGAGGCAGCTCTTGATGGTGGTGACTGACTTTGACCTACGACTTAACTTGGATGAACACCAAGCATATTTGTTGCAGTGGGCCCAGCAGCGACAAAGTTCTGTGCGGTTGTGCTGTTTGAAGATGACAATCTGTGGGACTTCTTTGGAGATGATCAGAATGGTTATGAAAACTTTCCAGCCTTGCTACCTGGAGCAACTGGATCTATCCACAAACTGGAATCTGATCACACTGAGTCGTTTTGCACCTTGGTTTGGTCAGATGAGAAATTTGCGCAAACTCCATGTGTCCCACATTTACATGAAGAGGAACAAAGAAGACATAGAGCAGAAGTGCGTTGCCAGGTTCATTTCACAGATATCCAAACTGAACTGTCTCCAGAATCTCTCCATGAATGGTGTCTACATTTCTAGTGAGCGCATGAAACAGTTGTTCAG ATGCTTGAAGAGTCCCTTGGAGACACTGTCCATCAATCTCTGCATGTTGTCCCAGGCAGACATGAAACACCTGTCCCAGTGTCAGTGGATTTTTCAGTTGAAGCACCTGCAACTCCATGGTGTACCACTATTTCACTTAAGTACCATACATCTCCAATTTCTTCTTGAGCATATAGCAGACACTTTGGAGATCTTGGAGTTAGAGGACTGCACGATTGGAGACTCTcaaatcagttctctcctgcctgccctgAGAAAGTGCTCCAAGCTCACCAGGGTCAACTTGTATGACAACGCCATTTCCAATTCAGTGATGAAGGAATTTCTACAAGGTATGAGCAATATCAGCACATTGACCGAGGAGTTCTACCCTGCTCCACTGGAATGCTATGATGAACTGGGTCATATCCTAGTGCAGAAATTGGCCAAACTATGTCCCGATCTCCTGGATATACTCAGGCACAAAAGACACCCCAAGAATGTCTCCTTTGGTACACACATCTGCCCTCAATGTTTTCAGCGATGTGTCTATGACGTGAAGACAAGACTGTGTCACTGTTTCTCATAA